Proteins encoded within one genomic window of Thiothrix litoralis:
- the pdxH gene encoding pyridoxamine 5'-phosphate oxidase — MDIASLRNDYTQAGLSRHTLDPDPYQQFSLWLKQAIDGQVLEPTAMQIATVSAAGKPTLRTVLLKSFDANGFVFFTNYHSQKAQQMAENPQVALLLFWKELERQVEITGRAEKIPTLESLRYFTSRPRGSQLGAWVSAQSSIITSRKLLEIKLDEMKRKFSAGEIPLPDFWGGYRIVPDSIEFWQGRSSRLHDRFEYRRNGEGWDIERLAP, encoded by the coding sequence ATGGATATTGCATCACTACGTAACGATTACACACAAGCTGGCCTGAGCCGTCATACACTAGACCCTGACCCTTACCAACAGTTCAGTCTGTGGCTGAAGCAGGCGATAGACGGTCAAGTACTGGAACCAACCGCCATGCAAATTGCCACCGTATCAGCGGCAGGCAAACCCACTTTACGCACCGTATTACTGAAATCCTTTGATGCCAACGGCTTTGTATTTTTCACCAATTACCATAGCCAGAAAGCGCAGCAAATGGCTGAAAACCCTCAGGTTGCCCTGTTGCTGTTCTGGAAGGAACTGGAGCGTCAGGTGGAGATTACCGGGCGTGCGGAAAAAATCCCGACACTGGAATCCTTGCGCTACTTCACCAGCCGTCCGCGTGGCAGCCAGTTGGGAGCGTGGGTTTCTGCGCAGAGTTCCATCATTACCTCCCGCAAGTTGCTGGAAATCAAGCTGGATGAAATGAAGCGTAAATTCAGTGCCGGTGAAATTCCCTTACCCGATTTCTGGGGGGGCTACCGCATCGTGCCGGATAGCATCGAGTTCTGGCAAGGCCGCTCCAGCCGCTTGCATGACCGTTTTGAATACCGCCGCAATGGGGAAGGCTGGGATATTGAGAGGTTAGCACCATGA
- a CDS encoding methyltransferase family protein, translated as MNALQLKIPPPVYLLAFVGMMWAADQWLPLLELIASPWNRLGLVLIAAAVLMDFWSLGLFFRAHTTFNPIHPERTQALVTQGPYRYTRNPMYVGMLIILLGWGIWLGSLSPFLLVPLFVWVLTLQQIMPEEKILEQTFGDAYLEYKTRVSRWLW; from the coding sequence ATGAATGCGTTGCAATTGAAGATTCCACCACCGGTTTACCTGCTGGCCTTTGTGGGCATGATGTGGGCAGCCGATCAATGGTTGCCGCTGCTTGAGCTGATTGCTTCGCCGTGGAACCGGCTGGGCTTGGTGCTGATCGCTGCTGCGGTGCTGATGGATTTCTGGTCGTTGGGTTTGTTTTTTCGGGCGCATACCACGTTTAACCCGATCCACCCCGAACGTACCCAAGCCCTTGTCACGCAAGGCCCGTACCGTTATACCCGTAACCCGATGTACGTGGGTATGTTGATTATCCTGCTCGGCTGGGGTATCTGGCTGGGCAGTCTCAGCCCGTTTTTGCTAGTACCGCTGTTCGTGTGGGTGCTGACCCTGCAACAAATCATGCCCGAGGAAAAAATTCTGGAACAAACCTTTGGTGACGCGTATCTTGAGTACAAAACGCGGGTTTCCCGCTGGTTGTGGTGA
- a CDS encoding transglutaminase TgpA family protein, protein MNKQITYTGMIWLLAAQLVVMLPFLFDLPLWLLPVLLLVAWWRLRVLAGAASQPGNVVKLLLIGLGVGGLLLSGLRFPSLDAMATLLLLGFAFKSLEVVQRRDAIVVIFIGYFLVALHFLYTQSLMAALYGMVSMVVLTGALVGVQQAITEFSTGQSVRFNLRLAVFMLLQCLPLMMVIFVFAPRIAPLWSIPLASGQTQTGMTDRMAPGDIEKLGKSDELAFRVTFKGKRPAQHELYWQGLVLNHFDGHEWRQFDRDYDVYQLKTALMSHYRWQPERMQVQGNPVAYEAVYETSGQPWLFTLSPAVEVEGDVLRGADYRVMAQEALQAPFLLKAVSYPATQRDVALPEYLRTLALGLPSTGDKRSRELAQRLRGEAGGEQAYIDKVLARFHDQAFEYTLNPPMLGGRDTVDAFLFDSKRGFCAHYAGSFVFLMRAAGIPARVVVGYQGGEWNAAGQYLAVHQYDAHAWTEVWLAGRGWVRVDPTTAVAPSRVEQGLEVAVQAEGSFLADSVLSARKIPWLNGIRQQLDTVQYGWRRWVLGYDREEQAALLKSVLGDLSVGKVALFAGGLFAAIGLFWLLALGMAQRRQPEAPEHRLYRHFCEALAKRGARREPGDAPGAFAHQAAEHLPALAEVIREFTQVYEGICYAPPADGRVATRRLKTLLGKIR, encoded by the coding sequence GTGAATAAACAGATTACCTATACCGGTATGATTTGGTTGTTGGCAGCGCAATTGGTGGTGATGTTGCCATTTTTGTTCGACCTGCCGCTGTGGTTATTACCCGTGTTGCTGCTGGTGGCATGGTGGCGTTTGCGGGTGTTAGCTGGCGCTGCCTCGCAACCGGGAAATGTGGTGAAGTTGCTGCTGATCGGGTTGGGCGTGGGTGGCTTATTATTGAGCGGTTTACGCTTCCCGTCGTTGGATGCAATGGCGACCTTGTTGCTGCTGGGATTTGCGTTCAAGTCGCTGGAAGTGGTGCAGCGCCGCGATGCGATTGTGGTGATTTTCATTGGCTATTTTCTGGTGGCGTTGCATTTTTTGTATACGCAATCGTTGATGGCGGCCTTGTACGGGATGGTGTCGATGGTGGTGCTGACCGGTGCATTGGTCGGCGTGCAGCAGGCGATAACTGAGTTTTCGACGGGGCAAAGTGTGCGTTTCAATCTGCGGTTGGCGGTTTTTATGCTGTTGCAATGCTTGCCGTTGATGATGGTGATTTTTGTGTTTGCACCACGTATAGCGCCGTTATGGAGTATTCCTTTGGCTAGTGGGCAGACGCAGACTGGTATGACGGATCGCATGGCTCCTGGCGATATTGAGAAGCTGGGTAAGTCGGATGAGCTGGCTTTTCGGGTAACGTTCAAGGGCAAGCGCCCGGCACAGCATGAGTTGTATTGGCAGGGTTTGGTACTGAACCATTTCGATGGGCATGAGTGGCGGCAGTTTGATCGCGATTACGATGTGTACCAATTGAAAACCGCTTTGATGAGTCATTATCGCTGGCAGCCTGAACGTATGCAGGTGCAGGGCAATCCGGTAGCGTATGAAGCGGTATATGAAACCTCAGGGCAGCCGTGGCTGTTTACCCTCTCGCCCGCAGTGGAGGTGGAAGGTGATGTGTTGCGTGGCGCGGATTATCGGGTGATGGCGCAAGAGGCGTTGCAAGCGCCCTTTCTGTTGAAAGCGGTGAGTTACCCGGCGACACAGCGCGATGTTGCATTGCCGGAGTATTTGCGTACTCTGGCCTTGGGCTTGCCGTCAACAGGTGACAAGCGTAGCCGCGAACTGGCGCAACGTTTGCGGGGTGAGGCAGGTGGTGAACAGGCTTATATCGACAAGGTGCTGGCACGTTTCCATGATCAGGCATTTGAGTACACTTTGAACCCGCCGATGTTGGGGGGGCGGGACACGGTTGATGCTTTCCTGTTCGATTCAAAGCGTGGCTTTTGTGCGCATTATGCCGGGAGCTTTGTCTTCCTGATGCGAGCGGCGGGGATTCCAGCGCGGGTCGTGGTGGGTTATCAGGGTGGGGAATGGAATGCTGCTGGGCAATATCTGGCGGTACACCAGTACGATGCTCATGCGTGGACGGAAGTGTGGTTGGCGGGGCGCGGCTGGGTGCGGGTTGACCCGACCACGGCGGTTGCACCTAGTCGTGTCGAACAGGGGTTGGAAGTGGCGGTACAGGCGGAAGGCAGTTTTCTGGCGGATTCGGTATTGTCTGCCCGCAAGATTCCGTGGTTGAACGGGATACGTCAGCAGCTTGATACGGTGCAATACGGCTGGCGGCGTTGGGTGCTGGGCTATGACCGTGAGGAACAGGCAGCGTTGTTGAAGTCTGTGCTGGGGGATTTGTCGGTGGGAAAGGTGGCTTTGTTTGCGGGTGGCCTGTTTGCGGCGATTGGCTTGTTCTGGTTGCTGGCCTTGGGCATGGCGCAGCGTAGGCAACCGGAAGCGCCCGAACATCGGCTTTACCGGCATTTTTGCGAGGCATTGGCAAAGCGTGGGGCAAGGCGTGAACCGGGCGATGCACCGGGGGCGTTTGCCCATCAAGCAGCGGAACATTTGCCTGCTTTGGCAGAGGTGATCCGCGAGTTTACGCAGGTGTATGAGGGGATTTGTTATGCGCCGCCCGCCGACGGGCGTGTGGCTACCCGGCGGCTGAAAACGTTGTTGGGGAAGATCAGGTAG
- the hisA gene encoding 1-(5-phosphoribosyl)-5-[(5-phosphoribosylamino)methylideneamino]imidazole-4-carboxamide isomerase, translating to MLLIPAIDLKDGQCVRLRQGRMEDTTVFASNPVEVAQRWVDAGARRLHLVDLNGAFEGKPVNGDVVRAVAARFPNVPVQIGGGIRDAATVAAYLDAGVQYCIIGTKAVQEPQFVIDLCKQFPGHIIVGIDAKNGMVATDGWAAVSAVSAIELAKQFEQAGVSAIVYTDIARDGMMKGVNVEETAKLAASIKIPVVASGGVTNMDDITALCAVEDQGIMGAILGRSIYEGTIDLAAAQAYVDQQT from the coding sequence ATGCTACTGATCCCCGCCATTGATTTGAAAGACGGCCAATGTGTGCGCCTGCGCCAAGGCCGCATGGAAGACACCACGGTATTCGCCAGCAACCCCGTCGAGGTGGCGCAACGCTGGGTAGACGCGGGCGCCCGCCGCCTGCATCTGGTCGATTTGAACGGTGCGTTTGAAGGCAAACCTGTAAATGGCGACGTGGTTCGCGCTGTCGCGGCACGTTTCCCGAATGTCCCGGTGCAAATTGGTGGCGGCATCCGCGATGCGGCAACCGTCGCGGCGTATCTGGATGCGGGCGTGCAATATTGCATTATCGGCACGAAAGCGGTGCAAGAGCCACAATTCGTCATCGACCTGTGTAAGCAATTCCCCGGCCACATTATCGTCGGTATTGACGCGAAAAACGGCATGGTAGCCACCGATGGCTGGGCAGCAGTATCAGCCGTGTCAGCCATAGAACTGGCCAAGCAATTCGAGCAAGCAGGCGTAAGCGCGATCGTTTACACCGATATTGCCCGCGATGGCATGATGAAAGGTGTGAATGTGGAAGAAACCGCCAAGCTCGCCGCCAGCATCAAAATTCCGGTGGTCGCTTCGGGTGGTGTTACCAATATGGATGACATCACAGCACTGTGTGCCGTAGAAGATCAGGGTATCATGGGTGCAATTCTGGGACGCTCGATTTACGAGGGTACGATTGATCTGGCGGCAGCCCAAGCCTACGTCGATCAGCAGACTTAA
- the queG gene encoding tRNA epoxyqueuosine(34) reductase QueG, translating into MIVDKLQALGKALGFNAVGISNIDLSVAEQRLLDWLAQGYHGDMAWMAHHGSKRSRPAELVPGTLSVISVRMDYFPPDSVDAEMLLNHPERAYISRYALGRDYHKVLRQRLEKFAQQLQAEIGSFGYRVFTDSAPVLEKPLAVKAGLGWMGKHTNILSREAGSWFFLGEIYTDLPLEETSSVSDHCGQCRACIDVCPTQAILAPYTLDARRCISYLTIEHQGSIPLELRPLLGNRIYGCDDCQLICPWNRFAQTSPEADFAVRNGLDSARLGELFQWRESDFMRKLEGSPIRRIGYERWLRNIAVALGNAPASDETLALLQKKQAEIVSVLVQEHIQWAVDQHKQGASS; encoded by the coding sequence ATGATCGTTGACAAACTTCAGGCGCTAGGCAAGGCGTTGGGATTTAACGCTGTCGGTATCAGCAATATCGACCTGTCGGTTGCTGAGCAACGTTTGCTGGATTGGTTGGCGCAAGGCTATCACGGCGATATGGCGTGGATGGCGCATCACGGCAGCAAACGCAGCCGCCCCGCCGAGTTGGTTCCCGGTACGTTGAGCGTTATCAGTGTGCGCATGGATTATTTCCCGCCCGATAGCGTGGATGCTGAAATGCTGCTGAATCACCCCGAACGTGCTTACATCTCCCGTTATGCGCTGGGGCGTGATTACCATAAGGTGCTACGCCAGCGCTTGGAAAAATTTGCCCAGCAATTGCAGGCCGAGATCGGTAGTTTCGGTTATCGGGTCTTCACCGACAGTGCGCCAGTGCTGGAAAAGCCACTGGCAGTCAAAGCCGGGCTGGGCTGGATGGGTAAACACACCAATATTCTCAGCCGTGAAGCGGGTTCGTGGTTTTTCCTGGGTGAGATTTATACGGATTTGCCGTTAGAAGAAACCAGCAGTGTTTCTGATCACTGTGGGCAATGCCGTGCCTGTATCGACGTATGCCCTACACAAGCCATTCTTGCCCCTTACACGCTGGATGCGCGGCGCTGCATTTCTTACCTTACTATTGAGCATCAGGGCAGTATTCCGCTGGAATTGCGCCCGCTGTTGGGAAACCGCATCTATGGGTGTGACGATTGTCAGCTTATTTGCCCGTGGAATCGTTTCGCGCAAACGTCACCGGAAGCTGATTTTGCGGTGCGTAACGGTCTGGATAGCGCCCGCCTCGGCGAGTTGTTCCAATGGCGTGAAAGCGATTTCATGCGCAAACTGGAAGGCTCGCCAATCCGCCGTATTGGTTACGAACGCTGGTTGCGTAATATTGCGGTAGCGCTGGGGAATGCGCCTGCCAGTGATGAGACCCTTGCATTGCTACAGAAAAAGCAGGCAGAAATTGTAAGTGTGTTAGTGCAAGAGCATATTCAGTGGGCCGTTGATCAGCACAAACAAGGCGCTAGCAGCTAG
- a CDS encoding DUF808 domain-containing protein codes for MAGGSLLALLDDITTVLDDVTLMTKVAAKKTAGVLGDDLALNAEQVSGVRAERELPVVWAVAKGSFLNKLILVPAALLISAVAPWLITPLLMIGGAYLCYEGFEKIFHALMHSGAAKHAEDAELLAAARNPDIDMVAFERDKIKGAIRTDFILSAEIIVIALGTVENAPLITQALTISVIAIVITAGVYGLVAGIVKLDDLGYHLIKERVASGVNDFRQSLGRGILWFAPWLMKTLSVVGTAAMFLVGGGILLHGIPHSHEFTHGAELFVQQVGWAGNALKAITPTLLSGVFGILAGAILLTIIAPTTALIGKFKQTT; via the coding sequence ATGGCGGGTGGAAGCCTTTTAGCCTTACTCGACGACATCACCACCGTACTGGACGATGTTACCCTCATGACCAAGGTAGCGGCGAAAAAAACCGCTGGCGTGCTGGGCGATGACCTCGCCTTAAATGCCGAACAAGTGTCCGGGGTACGCGCCGAGCGCGAATTGCCAGTCGTATGGGCCGTTGCGAAAGGCTCGTTTCTCAACAAGCTGATTCTGGTGCCTGCTGCGCTACTGATCAGTGCGGTGGCTCCGTGGCTGATTACCCCGTTACTGATGATCGGCGGCGCGTATTTGTGTTACGAAGGTTTCGAGAAAATCTTCCACGCGCTCATGCACAGCGGCGCGGCAAAACACGCTGAAGATGCCGAACTTCTCGCCGCTGCCCGCAACCCTGACATCGACATGGTGGCGTTTGAACGGGACAAAATCAAAGGCGCTATCCGCACCGATTTCATACTCTCGGCTGAAATCATCGTGATTGCACTGGGCACGGTGGAAAACGCCCCACTCATCACCCAAGCCCTGACCATTTCCGTCATTGCCATCGTCATCACCGCTGGTGTTTACGGGTTGGTGGCGGGCATCGTCAAGTTGGATGACCTCGGCTATCATTTAATCAAGGAGCGCGTAGCCAGTGGCGTGAACGACTTCCGTCAATCCTTGGGGCGCGGTATTTTGTGGTTCGCCCCGTGGCTAATGAAAACCTTGTCCGTGGTGGGAACAGCCGCCATGTTTCTGGTCGGTGGCGGCATCTTGCTGCACGGTATCCCGCATTCACACGAATTCACCCACGGCGCGGAACTGTTTGTGCAACAAGTTGGCTGGGCAGGCAATGCCTTAAAAGCCATCACCCCCACTTTGCTGAGCGGTGTCTTTGGCATACTCGCCGGGGCAATCTTGCTCACCATCATCGCACCGACCACTGCATTGATCGGCAAGTTCAAACAAACTACCTGA
- a CDS encoding RNA-guided endonuclease InsQ/TnpB family protein, with amino-acid sequence MQRLQAFKYELMPNSETQRQLRRFAGSCRFVYNKALALQQANHGAGEKFIGYVAMAKHLTAWRNGEETPWLKDAPVHPLQHALKDLDKAYQNFFAKRADFPRFKRKGSGDSFRYPDPKQIKLDPGNSRIFLPKLGWIRYRNSRDVLGELRNVTVSSKGSQWFVSIQTQREVEKIASQATTAIGIDLGIARFATFSDGTYLEPRNSFKTKAAKLAKYQRRMAHKQKFSNNWKKAQANVQKIHMQIANARRDFLHKATTTLSQNHALVFIEDLQVGNMSKSAAGTAENPGKNVAQKSGLNKAILDQGWGEFRRQLDYKMAWKGGMLFAVPPHYTSQECPECHHVSADNRQTQAKFVCVKCHYENHADHVGAINIKERGYRLLACGDAALSRSVKQEPAEVSQLSSGMQ; translated from the coding sequence ATGCAACGACTCCAAGCCTTCAAATACGAACTCATGCCCAATAGTGAAACACAGCGTCAACTACGCCGTTTTGCTGGGTCATGCCGCTTCGTTTACAACAAGGCATTAGCGTTGCAGCAAGCCAACCATGGAGCGGGCGAAAAATTCATCGGTTACGTGGCAATGGCAAAACACCTGACGGCATGGCGCAATGGGGAAGAAACGCCGTGGCTGAAAGATGCCCCGGTTCACCCCCTGCAACACGCCCTCAAAGACCTCGATAAAGCCTACCAAAACTTCTTTGCGAAACGTGCTGATTTCCCCCGCTTCAAGCGTAAAGGCAGCGGTGACAGCTTCCGTTATCCTGACCCCAAACAAATCAAGCTCGACCCAGGCAATAGCCGAATTTTTCTGCCAAAACTCGGCTGGATACGCTACCGCAACAGCCGCGATGTGCTGGGAGAACTGCGCAATGTCACGGTTTCCAGCAAGGGCAGCCAATGGTTTGTCAGCATCCAAACTCAGCGGGAAGTGGAAAAAATTGCATCTCAAGCCACGACAGCCATCGGCATCGACCTGGGTATAGCCCGTTTTGCCACGTTCTCCGACGGTACGTACCTCGAACCGCGCAACAGCTTCAAAACCAAAGCCGCCAAACTCGCCAAATACCAACGGCGCATGGCGCACAAACAAAAGTTCAGCAACAACTGGAAAAAAGCACAAGCCAACGTTCAAAAAATTCACATGCAAATCGCCAATGCCCGCCGCGATTTCCTGCACAAGGCGACGACCACGCTCAGCCAAAACCACGCGCTCGTGTTCATCGAAGATTTGCAGGTCGGTAATATGTCGAAGTCAGCGGCAGGCACAGCAGAAAACCCCGGCAAGAACGTTGCCCAGAAGTCTGGCTTAAACAAAGCCATTCTCGATCAAGGTTGGGGAGAATTTCGACGGCAACTCGACTACAAGATGGCATGGAAAGGCGGGATGTTGTTTGCCGTGCCGCCGCATTATACCAGTCAAGAATGCCCAGAATGCCATCATGTGTCGGCAGATAACCGCCAGACGCAAGCCAAGTTTGTGTGCGTGAAATGCCACTATGAAAATCATGCCGATCATGTCGGCGCGATCAATATCAAAGAGCGGGGATACCGCTTGTTAGCCTGTGGAGATGCGGCCTTAAGCCGCTCTGTGAAGCAGGAACCCGCCGAAGTCAGTCAGCTATCTAGCGGAATGCAGTAG
- a CDS encoding DUF3298 and DUF4163 domain-containing protein, with protein sequence MLARATLLAASVLLVSGCKLELPILGGNSISGPLKLETVEFQRAGGPQCPGAPETTPENIRCANLQLTYPKVLAAGNPQAAAKINQFIQEQVLEYSDAEGKPPATPEEFASMFASAYNEVPDAMGLWEMERKVEVSFASDHLATLNFSESGYTGGAHPFSGQRYFVLDLDSGKQLTLNELLAAGYETELNKVGEQAFRKARGLSASTSLDGAGFWFANNIFKVNTNFGVLGNGLVFNFNPYEVAPYAMGPTDFTVAYGDIQGLIPDTSPLATVAK encoded by the coding sequence ATGTTAGCAAGAGCGACTCTGTTGGCGGCGAGTGTGCTGCTGGTATCAGGCTGTAAACTGGAACTGCCGATTCTGGGTGGAAACAGTATCAGCGGGCCATTGAAACTGGAAACGGTAGAATTTCAGCGTGCCGGTGGGCCGCAATGCCCCGGTGCGCCGGAGACAACCCCGGAAAATATCCGTTGTGCCAATTTGCAGTTGACCTATCCCAAGGTGTTGGCGGCGGGGAATCCTCAGGCTGCGGCAAAAATTAACCAGTTTATTCAGGAGCAAGTGCTGGAATACAGTGATGCCGAAGGCAAACCCCCCGCCACGCCGGAGGAGTTTGCCAGCATGTTTGCCAGTGCTTACAACGAAGTGCCGGATGCAATGGGCTTGTGGGAAATGGAGCGCAAGGTTGAGGTCAGTTTTGCATCCGACCACTTGGCTACCCTGAATTTCAGTGAATCCGGCTATACCGGCGGGGCGCACCCCTTTAGCGGGCAACGTTATTTTGTCCTCGATCTGGACAGTGGTAAGCAACTGACCCTGAATGAATTGCTAGCGGCAGGTTATGAAACAGAGCTGAATAAAGTGGGTGAACAGGCTTTCCGTAAGGCGCGTGGCTTGTCTGCCTCCACCAGTTTGGATGGGGCTGGCTTCTGGTTTGCCAATAATATTTTCAAGGTAAACACCAACTTCGGCGTGTTGGGAAATGGCCTAGTGTTTAATTTCAACCCTTATGAAGTGGCCCCTTACGCGATGGGGCCGACTGATTTCACCGTGGCTTACGGGGATATTCAGGGTCTGATTCCTGACACCAGCCCCTTGGCAACGGTGGCGAAATGA
- a CDS encoding precorrin-8X methylmutase, with the protein MIEYLRDPERIHQQNDALLRELLVLDAFTEEQQQVVIQMVLAYGDPSLVESIRFSERALAVAHKAIKLRNNLLYDVELVNQALSKRLLYQEPFGFLGKASVISQAKSSKQTRAMTGVDCWKRYMAGGIVLIGQSGTALFRLLEILKDGAPPPALVIASARGFVNAEAAKQMLWKQHEDLGVECIVVEGTRGGGVLAAAALNSLLTMQQQKSPPLIRLRGKPRPSGRGG; encoded by the coding sequence ATGATTGAATACCTGCGTGACCCGGAGCGCATTCACCAGCAAAATGATGCGTTGCTGCGAGAACTGTTGGTGCTGGATGCTTTTACAGAGGAACAGCAACAGGTCGTTATCCAGATGGTACTGGCTTATGGCGACCCGTCGTTGGTGGAATCCATCCGCTTCAGTGAGCGGGCGTTAGCGGTGGCTCACAAGGCGATTAAGCTGCGTAATAACCTGCTGTATGACGTGGAACTGGTCAATCAGGCGTTGAGCAAACGCTTGCTTTATCAGGAACCGTTCGGCTTTCTGGGCAAGGCATCGGTGATCTCCCAAGCGAAAAGCAGTAAACAGACCCGTGCGATGACGGGGGTTGATTGCTGGAAACGCTACATGGCGGGGGGGATCGTGCTGATTGGGCAATCGGGCACGGCCTTGTTCCGCTTGCTGGAAATCCTCAAGGACGGCGCACCACCCCCCGCCTTGGTGATTGCCTCCGCCCGTGGCTTTGTGAATGCCGAGGCTGCCAAACAAATGCTCTGGAAACAGCACGAAGATTTGGGGGTGGAATGCATCGTGGTCGAAGGCACGCGCGGCGGCGGGGTATTGGCCGCAGCAGCACTGAATAGCCTGTTGACAATGCAGCAGCAGAAATCGCCACCCTTGATCAGGTTGCGCGGCAAACCCCGTCCTTCAGGTCGGGGAGGATAG